In Capsicum annuum cultivar UCD-10X-F1 chromosome 7, UCD10Xv1.1, whole genome shotgun sequence, one genomic interval encodes:
- the LOC107876808 gene encoding uncharacterized protein LOC107876808, with translation MSSFNPLTSILNKKKLEGPNYVDWKHNLDIVLTAEDFKFVMVGECPVKSNEPTDDEIKAYDKWVKTDEMTRCYILASMANMLHHKHNSMTTAYDMNESLKEIFGKQNRASKKKAKKALLTTKMVEGTSIREYVLNMMSLLNDLEVLGTVIDKES, from the coding sequence ATGTCTTCATTCAATCCCTTAACTTCTATcctgaataaaaaaaaattagaaggcCCTAACTATGTGGACTGGAAACATAATTTGGATATTGTTCTTACTGCTGAAGACTTTAAATTTGTGATGGTTGGGGAATGTCCTGTTAAGTCGAATGAACCCACTGATGATGAGATTAAAGCCTACGATAAGTGGGTCAAGACTGACGAGATGACAAGATGCTACATTCTTGCCTCTATGGCAAATATGTTGCATCATAAACATAATTCCATGACTACTGCTTATGATATGAATGAATCTCTCAAAGAGATATTTGGTAAGCAAAATCGTGCTTCAAAGAAGAAGGCCAAGAAAGCTCTTTTGACCACGAAAATGGTTGAAGGAACTTCGATAAGGGAATATGTTCTCAACATGATGAGTCTATTGAACGACCTAGAAGTTCTTGGTACGGTTATTGATAAGGAGTCTTAG